The genomic window TTCTGTTCCTTTTAATTTTTCCATTTCTTCCAAAGCCTTTTTTTGGAAGAAAATATCTTGATCTGAGTGCTGAACAATCAGCCAGAAATTATGAGCGCCATCTTTTCCTATTTGAGATATTTTAGGCCAGCCGTTGGTTCTTAGAATCTCTTTTGCTGCAGAAAGATTTTTAAAATCTAATTCGTTAATCTTCTGCTGTAATTCATTCAATTGCGCAGGATCAGAAGTTTGAATTTTAGCGTACCTGATTTTCTGGTCTTCAATTCCCATTGCAATAATTTGCTTTCGAAGCTCAGGAAACTGTAATGTCTTTTCGTATTCCTGCTCTTTTAAATATGCTTTTTGCACTATGGCTTGCCATTCTTTGCTATAATTATTTCTAATAAAATTAAAATACGGTTCAATCAATAATTGGTCTGCTTCAGTCCAACCTTTATCCAATGATAAATCTAAATACTGAAATGCTTTTGTTTTATTTTCGTCAAGCGAATACATTCCAGCCGCTTTATAGGCATTTAAAGCATCGGGCTTTTCAATTGAAAAAGCCTTTTCTAGTTTTGGAATAGCGTTTTTATAATCTTTTTGAAGATGCAATAACGAAGCTTCTGCAGTTAAAGTTTCGTATGCAAGATTGTTTTGTCCTTTAGAAGCATTAAAACTAAATAACAGCAAAACTAACCCATATTGTTTCAGATACTTTATAATCATTTTTCAGCTTTTGTAAGATGAAAATACAAATTATATTTTTATGTGTTTGACACAGAGTGTTTTAAAAATGCAATTCAATTATATTTTCATTATTCTCTAATGTAATTTGTGTTGGATTACTTTCAGAAGGAATCTGAGTTGGATACCAATTTCTAGTAGGTTGCACCAAAATCAACAAACCTTCATGATCGCCAATTGCAGCAAATTTATCAGTGTTTGTATTTTGAGAAAAGAAATGCAATCCGTGTTCTTCGATTAATTGATTTCCTAATTGTAATGGACTTTCCGTAACAATTCCGATTTCGCTAATGCTTAAAATAGAAGCAGAGTTGAATTCGCCAATTTGTTCATTATTAAGATCATGTCGCGCAATGAATTCGAGTAAATTTCCATTATGATCAAAGAAATAAATAGAATGTGCATTCCAATTTTCAAAATTTGTAACTACACTTTTATCTTCTAGAACAATTAAATCAACTTTGCCTTTACACCATTGAATGGCTTCTTCAAGCTGATTTTCGGGAATATTAAAAGCAAAATGATATATGGAATTAAACTCTTTGTCTTCGACAAATTTTAAAATAGAAGTTCCAGCTTGAAACGTTATCGATTTTTGGTCATTTTCAAGAATGAAAAGCCCAAAAATGTTCTGATAAAAAGCTTTCGCTTTTTGAATATCGTTTGTTTTAATTTGTATCTGATCTATTCTCATGACAATAATTTATTATAAAAGAAAAAAGCTTCTTTTGAATGATAAACAAATTTAAAAAATGCTATTGATGTCAAGGATGTAGCGCTATTTTAGGCGTCAATGAAAGGATAGTAAATAAGTATTGATTGAAGTTAAACTGCATTTCTAAATGTTTTATTAAAGTTACAAAAAGACAAACTGACATTGTTGTAAGATTATCAAAAAAAAACTTTCATTTTGTAATCTTCTCGTTAAAAGAACAAAAGCCCGATTGTAGTCGGGCTTTTGTTTTTAATATGTAGCAGGTTTTCTAACATTTTTTCCAACCTTTTGATTCAAATCATCGCCAAGATCTTCTCTTGCAGTATTAGCGATTTTCTGAATTTCGGCTACAATTTCAGGATATAATTGCTGTACATCGCGAACTTCTCCCGGATCATGTGCTAAATCATAAAGCGCTATTGGAAATTCTGCGGAAGCGCCTTCTCCGCGATAACCATCTTTTCCTTGTAATTTTTTGTTGTAGGTTGTGCCTTTGTGTGGGAAAACAAGTTTCCAATGTTTGTATCGAATGGCTTCTAAATTATTGCTTCCAACTCCGAAATAATAATAAAAAACTTCTCTTGGGCCAGAAGCCGTTTTTCCAGTCAGAACAGGAAGAAAATTCAAACCGTCAATTTGGTTTTTTGGTAAAGAAGAACCTGTTATTGAAGCAATTGTAGGCAGTAAATCCATATTGGTCATAAGAGAACTGTTTACAGAGCCGCTTTTTATTTTACCTGGCCAACGTATCAAAAACGGAACCCTTGTACCACCTTCCCAAGTAGTTGATTTTCCTTCTCTAAAACCGCCCGATGAACCTGCATTGTCACCAAAAACAAGCCAAGGACCATTATCACTCGTTATAATTAGGACAGTATTTTTAGCTATTCCTTCTGTATCTAACGTATTTATGATTTCGCCAATTGACCAATCCAGTTCCAATATCACATCTCCAAAAAGGCCTAAATCGCTTTTTCCTTTAAATTTGTCTGAAACCGCTAAAGGCGCGTGTGGCAAAGGATGTGTGAGATATAAAAAGAACGGATCTTTTTTGTTTTTCTTGATAAAACCAATTGCTTTTTCGGTAAAAAGTGTAGTTAGTTTTGAAGCGTCTTTGATATTTTCAATCGTATCAATAATGGTTGTATTGCTGATTAATGGGAGAGGAGGAAAGCTCGAACGCATATCTTTAGCATCCGTTACTTTTGAATAACCGTCATAATCAATCGGCCATACGTCGTGTGAATACGGAATTCCGAAAAACTCATCAAAGCCATAATTAGTTGGCCAATATGGAAGTTGATTTCCTAAATGCCATTTTCCGTAATTAGCCGTTTTGTATCCGTTTTTCTTTAAAAGTGACGCAATAGTTTCTTCATTTGGATTTAAAGCATGTTTGGCTCCAGGAAGCAATACACCCGACATTCCGATTCTGTTTGGATAACAGCCAGTTAATAAAGCTGCTCTGGATGCTGTACAAATCGCTTGTCCTGCATTGAAATTGGTAAAACGCATTCCTTCTTCGGCAACTTGATTAAAATGAGGAGTGTTGACTCCTGTCATTCCGTACGGTTCAGTGTCGCCATAACCCATATCATCCATGTTGATGATAATAATGTTGGGCTTAGAATTTGAATTTTTACTTTGAGCAATGCCTAAAGAGGTAATTGCCGAAAGAAAGAGCAAGAAGAAACTTCTTTTCATGATTTGTGGTTTTTGGAATAATTAATAATGACATGGCGTATAAGTTTGGTTGACCACAAATATATTGAAAAGATGAAATTTAGAAATAAAAAAAGCCCATTTTATATAGAAAAGGGCTTAGAGGCTTTTGAGATTTATTACCCTTAATTAAGCCATAAAGAACGCAAAGATTTTTAGACAAAGCTTTGCGTTCTTTGCGTATTTAAGAAACTACATAAAATGACCTTGCGTACTTTGCGGTTAAAACATCAAAGATTGCTATACAATAATTGAAGTGTATGAAAATCAGATGAACCGTCAAAGTGTTTGTGAAGCACTTCCTGAAAGATAGGTTCAGTATTTTGAACGCTAGCAAACAATGTCATACAAGATTGAAGATTTTCTAAATCAATGCTTTCAAAAATATCAGAAACATTTTCTTCCTTTTTGATTAATTCAGAAGTGATTTCTACAAGATGTTTTCCTAAAATTGGATGTTCCAGAAAAGCAATTGCTTCATCAGCATTTTTGATTTCGTAAAATTTGGAAGTATCATTAGAACCCATTCCTTTTATCTGCGGAAATATAAACCACATCCAAGGAGATTCTTTTTTACCATTCTTGATTTCGTCCAAAGCGGTCAGATACAATTTATTCTGAGCATCTAAAAAACGAAGCAGTCCATTATTGTTGTAGGCCATTACTTACTGATATTTATTTGGGGTATCAGGCCATAAATCTAGTCAAAATATGTTTACTTGTATAACCTCCAAATCATTTTTTAAAGTCATTTTTTAACAATTTAAATCGAATTATTTAGAAATACGATTATATGTAAAATTAGATGGATTGATTTTGGATTAACAGATAAAATCGTATTAATAAATGATTTTAATGTTATAAAATGAAGTTTTAGTTGGTGATTCTGTTATGAATTTTCTATTTTTATGAACAGGCAGTTTCTAAAACGGCTTGAATTCTTTAAAATTAGGATTGATATTGACCATCTTGCAATATCAATATTTTCAACCGGGCAAGCTTCGCCCATAAAAAATAAATGCTTATGAAAATAGGATTAATCGGATTCGGAAAAACTGGAAAATCAGTAGCTTCAATATTATTAGAAAATAAAAAATTCTGCTTAGAATGGGTTTTACGTCAAAGTACGGTTTTAGAACACAGATCGGTTCCAGAATTTTTTGGAGTACAGTCAGAAGAACCCGGCTTAATCTATTCTAGTTCTAAAACTTCTATTGAAGAATTATTAGAAAAGCATCCTGTTGATGTAATTATCGATTTCTCGTCACATCAGGGAATTTATACGTATGGAGAAGTCGCGGCAAAGAAGCAGGTAAAAATTATTTCTGCTATTTCGCATTATAAAGATAAAGAACTAGAGTTTTTAAAGAAACTGGCTAAGAAAACCACAGTATTTTGGTCGCCTAATATTACTTTGGGTGTAAACTATTTGTTGTTTGCTGCTAAATTTCTAAAGAAAATTGCACCGTGGGTTGATATCGAAGTAAATGAAGAACACTTTAAAACCAAACAAGGAACATCTGGGACAGCGGTAAAAATTGCTGAAGCACTAGATGTTGACAAAGAAAACATTAATTCGGTTAGGGCAGGGGGAATCGTTGGAAAACACGAGGTTATTTTTGGTTTTCCGTTTCAAACCGTACGTTTAATTCACGAATCAATTTCGAGAGAGGCTTTCGGAAACGGAGTTATTTTTGTGGCCGAAAATCTAAAAGAGAAAGAAAAAGGATTATATAATTTCGAGGATATCCTGACGCCTTATTTTACAGTATAATTAAAATATATTTAATCTCGCAAAGACGCGAAGTTGCAAAGTTTTTAAACTTAAAAAAAGAAAGACTTTGCGTCTTTGCGACTTTGCGAGAAATTCATTTACTTCCTAAAAGTCAAAGCCTTCATATATTCTAAATTCATTTTAGCAATAGAAAGCACCGAAATTCCTTGCGGACATTCGATTTCGCAGGCTCTTGTATCAGAACAAGCTCCAAAACCTTCTTCATCCATTTGTTTTACCATCGAAACCGCACGTGTTTGGGCTTCTAATTTTCCTTGAGGTAAAAGTGCCAGATGTGTTATTTTGGCTCCAACAAACAAGGCTGCGCTGGCATTTTTGCATGAAGCCACACAGGCTCCGCATCCAATACAGGCAGCAGCATCAAAAGCGGCTTCTGCCGTTTCATACGAAATCGGAATACTGTTTGCTTCTGGCGCCTGACCCGTAGCAGCGCCAATAAAACCTCCCGAAGCAATGATAGAATCAAATGCTTTTCGGTCAATTTTTAAATCACGTAGAACAGGAAAAGCTTTTGCACGAAATGGTTCAATATAAATAGTGTCTCCATCTTTAAAACTTCTCATATGAAGCTGACAGGTTGTAGTATTTTTTAAAGGCCCATGAGCGCGTCCGTTTATCATAACGCCGCATTGCCCGCAGATTCCTTCACGACAATCGTGGTCAAACTCGATCACTCTTTCTCCATTTTGAATTAGAGATTCGTTCAAAAGATCCAACATTTCCAAAAACGACATATGTTCTGATACTCCATCAATTTCATAATCTGTCATTTCTCCTTTAGTTGAAGAATTAAACTGGCGCCATATTTTAAGATAAAGTTTCATATATAATTGTAAATTATGAATTGTTAATTGTTAATTATGAATGAGTATTGTGAATTAATAATTAACAATTAACAATTCACAATTAATATTCACCATTATTTATAGCTTCTTACTGCGAGTTCAACTGATTCAAAGGTTAAAGGTTCTTTGTGAAGTTCTGGTTCGTTATTTAAACCTTTCCACTCCCAAGCCGATACATAACAGAATTCAACGTCGTTGCGGACAGCTTCGCCATCAGGGGTTTGGTATTCTTCTCTAAAGTGTGCGCCGCAGGATTCTTCACGCTGTAAGGCATCGTAGCACATTAATTCGGCTAATTCGATATAATCGGCAATTCGACCGGCTTTTTCAAGTTCGCTGTTTAACGTATTATCACCAGTAATTCTAAGATCTTTTTCAAAAGAAGCTTTCAGTTCACGGATTTCGATTAAAGCCTCTTCCAGCTTTTGTCTGCTTCGCGAAAGACCGCATTTCTCATAAAGAAGACGTCCGATTTTTTTATGGAAATAATCTGCTGAAAGTGTTCCGTTGGTATGTAAAAAGCGATCCAATTGTCTTCTTACTGTTTTCTCAGCTTCCTCAAATGCTGGATGCGAAATATCAGGTTTAGTTGAATTTAATTCGCCAGCGAGATAGTTTGGAATTGTATAAGGAGCAATAAAATAACCGTCGACACAGGCTTGAAGTAGTGAATTTGCTCCTAATCGATTGGCACCATGATCGGCAAAATTGGCTTCGCCTACAGCAAATAAACCAGGAATTGTGGTCATAAGCTCATAATCAACCCAAAGTCCGCCCATAGTAAAATGCGCTGAAGGTGAAATCAGCATGGGTTCTTTGTAAGCGTTTATGCCTGTAATCTTTTCGTACATGGCAAAAAGATTACTGTAT from Flavobacterium sp. KACC 22763 includes these protein-coding regions:
- a CDS encoding DUF6624 domain-containing protein; this translates as MIIKYLKQYGLVLLLFSFNASKGQNNLAYETLTAEASLLHLQKDYKNAIPKLEKAFSIEKPDALNAYKAAGMYSLDENKTKAFQYLDLSLDKGWTEADQLLIEPYFNFIRNNYSKEWQAIVQKAYLKEQEYEKTLQFPELRKQIIAMGIEDQKIRYAKIQTSDPAQLNELQQKINELDFKNLSAAKEILRTNGWPKISQIGKDGAHNFWLIVQHSDQDIFFQKKALEEMEKLKGTEELEIENYAFLYDRVQCNLNYKQLYGTQVNWTQNGEASGFRGILKENDIDKRRTALRMIPLKIYALNYGFNYTLPTASDAAKKDKKDKEDTLNLIGLAKKNYEAKEFQNVYENYNNASMILGGMTSAQNFEAAELFAKIYNQTNEEQYRSIALDFLSLNHLRGDLNLKSLLSNAAFQKFYSENRWKDIVGSL
- a CDS encoding VOC family protein, whose translation is MRIDQIQIKTNDIQKAKAFYQNIFGLFILENDQKSITFQAGTSILKFVEDKEFNSIYHFAFNIPENQLEEAIQWCKGKVDLIVLEDKSVVTNFENWNAHSIYFFDHNGNLLEFIARHDLNNEQIGEFNSASILSISEIGIVTESPLQLGNQLIEEHGLHFFSQNTNTDKFAAIGDHEGLLILVQPTRNWYPTQIPSESNPTQITLENNENIIELHF
- a CDS encoding sulfatase family protein: MKRSFFLLFLSAITSLGIAQSKNSNSKPNIIIINMDDMGYGDTEPYGMTGVNTPHFNQVAEEGMRFTNFNAGQAICTASRAALLTGCYPNRIGMSGVLLPGAKHALNPNEETIASLLKKNGYKTANYGKWHLGNQLPYWPTNYGFDEFFGIPYSHDVWPIDYDGYSKVTDAKDMRSSFPPLPLISNTTIIDTIENIKDASKLTTLFTEKAIGFIKKNKKDPFFLYLTHPLPHAPLAVSDKFKGKSDLGLFGDVILELDWSIGEIINTLDTEGIAKNTVLIITSDNGPWLVFGDNAGSSGGFREGKSTTWEGGTRVPFLIRWPGKIKSGSVNSSLMTNMDLLPTIASITGSSLPKNQIDGLNFLPVLTGKTASGPREVFYYYFGVGSNNLEAIRYKHWKLVFPHKGTTYNKKLQGKDGYRGEGASAEFPIALYDLAHDPGEVRDVQQLYPEIVAEIQKIANTAREDLGDDLNQKVGKNVRKPATY
- a CDS encoding DUF1810 domain-containing protein — protein: MAYNNNGLLRFLDAQNKLYLTALDEIKNGKKESPWMWFIFPQIKGMGSNDTSKFYEIKNADEAIAFLEHPILGKHLVEITSELIKKEENVSDIFESIDLENLQSCMTLFASVQNTEPIFQEVLHKHFDGSSDFHTLQLLYSNL
- a CDS encoding 4-hydroxy-tetrahydrodipicolinate reductase, with product MKIGLIGFGKTGKSVASILLENKKFCLEWVLRQSTVLEHRSVPEFFGVQSEEPGLIYSSSKTSIEELLEKHPVDVIIDFSSHQGIYTYGEVAAKKQVKIISAISHYKDKELEFLKKLAKKTTVFWSPNITLGVNYLLFAAKFLKKIAPWVDIEVNEEHFKTKQGTSGTAVKIAEALDVDKENINSVRAGGIVGKHEVIFGFPFQTVRLIHESISREAFGNGVIFVAENLKEKEKGLYNFEDILTPYFTV
- a CDS encoding succinate dehydrogenase/fumarate reductase iron-sulfur subunit, which encodes MKLYLKIWRQFNSSTKGEMTDYEIDGVSEHMSFLEMLDLLNESLIQNGERVIEFDHDCREGICGQCGVMINGRAHGPLKNTTTCQLHMRSFKDGDTIYIEPFRAKAFPVLRDLKIDRKAFDSIIASGGFIGAATGQAPEANSIPISYETAEAAFDAAACIGCGACVASCKNASAALFVGAKITHLALLPQGKLEAQTRAVSMVKQMDEEGFGACSDTRACEIECPQGISVLSIAKMNLEYMKALTFRK